A window of the Hordeum vulgare subsp. vulgare chromosome 5H, MorexV3_pseudomolecules_assembly, whole genome shotgun sequence genome harbors these coding sequences:
- the LOC123398713 gene encoding putative RING-H2 finger protein ATL71, with protein sequence MNAGAPPAPGRFTPGDGNSVGMFSSDRIGGFGYGVGVSVGILLLITTITLASYFCTRVPPPGPEAAADAADGTARRRRRRRRLEGGGDSDGGGGAGDDVDVELGIDEATLKGYPEVVYGEARKSKNRKLGTTCTCCSVCLDNYGDGDVLRMLPDCGHLFHRECVDPWLRKHPTCPVCRTSPLPSPLPTPLAEVTPLAMTRLSS encoded by the coding sequence ATGAACGCCGGTGCCCCGCCGGCGCCCGGCCGGTTCACCCCGGGCGACGGCAACTCCGTGGGCATGTTCAGCTCCGACCGCATCGGCGGCTTCGGCTACGGCGTCGGCGTCTCCGTCGGTATCCTCCTGCTCATCACCACCATCACGCTCGCCTCCTACTTCTGCACCCGCGTGCCGCCGCCCGGCCCGGAGGCCGCCGCCGACGCGGCGGACGGGACGgcgcggcggaggcggaggcggcgccGCCTCGAGGGCGGCGGCGACAGCGATGGCGGCGGGGGAGCCGGCGACGACGTCGACGTGGAGCTCGGCATCGACGAGGCCACGCTCAAGGGGTACCCGGAGGTGGTGTACGGCGAGGCGCGGAAGAGCAAGAACAGGAAGCTGGGCACCACGTGCACCTGCTGCTCCGTATGCCTCGACAACtacggcgacggcgacgtgctCCGCATGCTGCCGGACTGCGGCCACCTGTTCCACCGGGAGTGCGTCGACCCCTGGCTCCGGAAGCACCCGACCTGCCCCGTCTGCCGGACCTCGCCGCTGCCCAGCCCCTTGCCCACGCCGCTCGCCGAGGTCACGCCGCTGGCCATGACGAGGCTCTCCTCCTGA
- the LOC123398717 gene encoding isopentenyl phosphate kinase-like isoform X3 — translation MAEAARKQRSPAAPRPVRCIVKLGGAAITNKEELESIDEESLRSACAQLRQAMSDGTSSEKVMGMDWSRRPGDPADPGMDAEGFAGMAGLGLDSNFVVVHDAGSFGHFQACRSGVHKGGLHSTLVKAGFMATRISVTSLNQEIVRTLARDIQARKTKITGGVRRRKVS, via the exons ATGGCGGAGGCGGCACGGAAGCAGCGGAGCCCCGCCGCGCCGCGCCCCGTCCGCTGCATCGTGAAGCTAG GCGGAGCGGCCATCACGAACAAGGAGGAGCTGGAGAGCATCGACGAGGAGAGCCTGCGGTCGGCGTGCGCGCAGCTGCGACAGGCCATGTCCGACGGCACCTCCTCGGAGAAGGTTATGGGGATGGACTGGAGCAGGAGGCCCGGCGATCCGGCGGACCCGGGCATGGACGCGGAGGGGTTCGCGGGCATGGCAGGGCTGGGCCTCGACAGCAACTTCGTAGTCGTCCACGACGCCG GTTCTTTTGGTCACTTCCAAGCATGTAGATCTGGAGTACATAAAGGAGGGTTGCATTCAACACTGGTGAAAGCTGGCTTTATGGCTACAAGAATTTCA GTGACTTCTCTCAACCAGGAAATTGTTAGAACCTTGGCAAGAG atatCCAAGCAAGGAAGACAAAGATAACGGGTggagtaagaagaagaaaagtgagTTAA
- the LOC123398717 gene encoding isopentenyl phosphate kinase-like isoform X4: MAEAARKQRSPAAPRPVRCIVKLGGAAITNKEELESIDEESLRSACAQLRQAMSDGTSSEKVMGMDWSRRPGDPADPGMDAEGFAGMAGLGLDSNFVVVHDAGSFGHFQACRSGVHKGGLHSTLVKAGFMATRISISKQGRQR, translated from the exons ATGGCGGAGGCGGCACGGAAGCAGCGGAGCCCCGCCGCGCCGCGCCCCGTCCGCTGCATCGTGAAGCTAG GCGGAGCGGCCATCACGAACAAGGAGGAGCTGGAGAGCATCGACGAGGAGAGCCTGCGGTCGGCGTGCGCGCAGCTGCGACAGGCCATGTCCGACGGCACCTCCTCGGAGAAGGTTATGGGGATGGACTGGAGCAGGAGGCCCGGCGATCCGGCGGACCCGGGCATGGACGCGGAGGGGTTCGCGGGCATGGCAGGGCTGGGCCTCGACAGCAACTTCGTAGTCGTCCACGACGCCG GTTCTTTTGGTCACTTCCAAGCATGTAGATCTGGAGTACATAAAGGAGGGTTGCATTCAACACTGGTGAAAGCTGGCTTTATGGCTACAAGAATTTCA atatCCAAGCAAGGAAGACAAAGATAA
- the LOC123398717 gene encoding isopentenyl phosphate kinase-like isoform X1 has product MAEAARKQRSPAAPRPVRCIVKLGGAAITNKEELESIDEESLRSACAQLRQAMSDGTSSEKVMGMDWSRRPGDPADPGMDAEGFAGMAGLGLDSNFVVVHDAGSFGHFQACRSGVHKGGLHSTLVKAGFMATRISVTSLNQEIVRTLARGTLQRNEDIALYANNTYACFCYGNLLWLTRGFDSHFS; this is encoded by the exons ATGGCGGAGGCGGCACGGAAGCAGCGGAGCCCCGCCGCGCCGCGCCCCGTCCGCTGCATCGTGAAGCTAG GCGGAGCGGCCATCACGAACAAGGAGGAGCTGGAGAGCATCGACGAGGAGAGCCTGCGGTCGGCGTGCGCGCAGCTGCGACAGGCCATGTCCGACGGCACCTCCTCGGAGAAGGTTATGGGGATGGACTGGAGCAGGAGGCCCGGCGATCCGGCGGACCCGGGCATGGACGCGGAGGGGTTCGCGGGCATGGCAGGGCTGGGCCTCGACAGCAACTTCGTAGTCGTCCACGACGCCG GTTCTTTTGGTCACTTCCAAGCATGTAGATCTGGAGTACATAAAGGAGGGTTGCATTCAACACTGGTGAAAGCTGGCTTTATGGCTACAAGAATTTCA GTGACTTCTCTCAACCAGGAAATTGTTAGAACCTTGGCAAGAGGTACACTACAAAGAAACGAGGATATTGCGCTTTATGCTAATAATACATATGCATGCTTTTGTTATGGTAACCTTTTATGGTTAACTAGAGGATTTGATTCACACTTCAGTTAA
- the LOC123398717 gene encoding isopentenyl phosphate kinase-like isoform X2 yields the protein MAEAARKQRSPAAPRPVRCIVKLGGAAITNKEELESIDEESLRSACAQLRQAMSDGTSSEKVMGMDWSRRPGDPADPGMDAEGFAGMAGLGLDSNFVVVHDAGSFGHFQACRSGVHKGGLHSTLVKAGFMATRISVRCTFKISLSCGYRNFHINIFQDLVDVRHASLMQCLNNLLIIFIL from the exons ATGGCGGAGGCGGCACGGAAGCAGCGGAGCCCCGCCGCGCCGCGCCCCGTCCGCTGCATCGTGAAGCTAG GCGGAGCGGCCATCACGAACAAGGAGGAGCTGGAGAGCATCGACGAGGAGAGCCTGCGGTCGGCGTGCGCGCAGCTGCGACAGGCCATGTCCGACGGCACCTCCTCGGAGAAGGTTATGGGGATGGACTGGAGCAGGAGGCCCGGCGATCCGGCGGACCCGGGCATGGACGCGGAGGGGTTCGCGGGCATGGCAGGGCTGGGCCTCGACAGCAACTTCGTAGTCGTCCACGACGCCG GTTCTTTTGGTCACTTCCAAGCATGTAGATCTGGAGTACATAAAGGAGGGTTGCATTCAACACTGGTGAAAGCTGGCTTTATGGCTACAAGAATTTCAGTACGGTGCACTTTTAAAATTTCACTGTCATGTGGATATCGTAACTTCCACATAAATATTTTTCAGGATCTCGTCGATGTACGCCATGCTTCCTTGATGCAATGCTTAAACAATCTTTTAATAATATTTATATTGTAA
- the LOC123452600 gene encoding MD-2-related lipid-recognition protein ROSY1-like yields MATNRRLRDLLLLAAALLISASCAAAADFEYCNKGRHYPVKVSGVEISPDPVVRGKPATFKISASTDKTITKGKLVVDVWYFFFHVDSETHDFCAGTPCPATGEFVLTSEQTLPSFTPPGSYSLQMKLLGDKKEELTCISFGFNIGFIAPVATI; encoded by the exons ATGGCGACCAACCGCCGCCTCCGCGACCTGCTCCTCCTCGCCGCGGCGCTCCTGATCTCCGCctcctgcgccgccgccgccgacttcGAGTACTGCA ATAAGGGCCGCCACTATCCGGTGAAGGTGAGCGGCGTGGAGATCTCCCCCGACCCCGTCGTGCGCGGCAAGCCCGCCACCTTCAAGATCTCCGCCTCCACGG ATAAAACCATCACCAAAGGGAAGCTGGTGGTAGATGTGTGGTACTTCTTCTTCCACGTCGATTCAGAAACTCATGACTTCTGTGCTGGGACTCCCTGTCCCGCAACCGGCGAATTCGTGCTAACCAGCGAACAGACTCTGCCATCTTTCACCCCACCA GGCTCTTACAGTCTCCAGATGAAGCTGCTGGGGGACAAGAAAGAGGAACTGACCTGCATCTCCTTCGGCTTCAACATCGGGTTCATCGCGCCTGTCGCCACTATCTGA